The Bos mutus isolate GX-2022 chromosome 12, NWIPB_WYAK_1.1, whole genome shotgun sequence genome includes a window with the following:
- the ATP4B gene encoding potassium-transporting ATPase subunit beta isoform X2: MAALQEKKSCGQRMEEFRRYCWNPDTGQMLGRTLSRWVWISLYYVAFYVVMTGIFALCIYVLMCTIDPYTPDYQDQLKSPGVTLRPDTYGDKGLDISYNMSDNRTWTGLTQALRHFLAGYSPAAQEDNINCTSERYFFQERFLAPNHTKFSCKFTADMLQNCSGQPDPTFGFAEGKPCFIIKMNRIVKFLPGNSTAPRVDCAFLHRDAPALQVEYFPPNGSYSLHYFPYYGKKAQPHYSNPLVAAKLLNVPKNKEVVVVCKILAEHVTFDNPHDPYEGKVEFKLTIQK, from the exons ATGGCGGCGCTGCAGGAGAAGAAGTCGTGCGGGCAGCGGATGGAGGAGTTCCGGCGCTACTGCTGGAACCCGGACACCGGGCAGATGCTGGGCCGCACGCTGTCCCGCTGGG tgtggatcAGCCTCTACTACGTGGCCTTCTACGTGGTCATGACAGGCATCTTCGCCCTCTGCATCTATGTGCTTATGTGCACCATCGACCCCTACACGCCCGACTACCAGGACCAGCTCAAATCGCCAG GGGTGACCTTGAGGCCGGACACCTATGGGGACAAAGGCCTGGACATCTCCTACAACATGTCAGACAACAGGACCTGGACAGGGCTCACACAGGCCTTGCGGCACTTTCTGGCAG GCTACTCGCCTGCAGCCCAGGAGGACAACATCAACTGCACGTCCGAGAGGTACTTCTTCCAGGAGCGCTTCCTGGCCCCGAACCACACCAAGTTCTCCTGCAAGTTCACAGCGGACATGCTGCAGAATTGCTCCGGCCAGCCTGACCCCACCTTCGGTTTTGCAGAGGGAAAACCGTGCTTCATTATCAAGATGAACAGG ATCGTCAAGTTTCTCCCCGGCAACAGCACGGCCCCCAGGGTGGACTGTGCCTTCCTG CACCGGGACGCCCCGGCTCTGCAGGTGGAGTACTTCCCGCCCAACGGCTCCTACAGCCTGCACTACTTCCCCTACTACGGAAAGAAGGCCCAG CCCCACTACAGCAACCCGCTGGTGGCCGCAAAGCTCCTCAACGTCCCCAAGAACAAGGAGGTGGTTGTCGTGTGCAAGATCCTGGCGGAGCACGTGACCTTCGACAACCCCCACGACCCCTACGAGGGGAAGGTGGAGTTCAAGCTGACAATCCAGAAGTAG
- the ATP4B gene encoding potassium-transporting ATPase subunit beta isoform X1, which translates to MAALQEKKSCGQRMEEFRRYCWNPDTGQMLGRTLSRWVWISLYYVAFYVVMTGIFALCIYVLMCTIDPYTPDYQDQLKSPGVTLRPDTYGDKGLDISYNMSDNRTWTGLTQALRHFLAGYSPAAQEDNINCTSERYFFQERFLAPNHTKFSCKFTADMLQNCSGQPDPTFGFAEGKPCFIIKMNRIVKFLPGNSTAPRVDCAFLDQHRDAPALQVEYFPPNGSYSLHYFPYYGKKAQPHYSNPLVAAKLLNVPKNKEVVVVCKILAEHVTFDNPHDPYEGKVEFKLTIQK; encoded by the exons ATGGCGGCGCTGCAGGAGAAGAAGTCGTGCGGGCAGCGGATGGAGGAGTTCCGGCGCTACTGCTGGAACCCGGACACCGGGCAGATGCTGGGCCGCACGCTGTCCCGCTGGG tgtggatcAGCCTCTACTACGTGGCCTTCTACGTGGTCATGACAGGCATCTTCGCCCTCTGCATCTATGTGCTTATGTGCACCATCGACCCCTACACGCCCGACTACCAGGACCAGCTCAAATCGCCAG GGGTGACCTTGAGGCCGGACACCTATGGGGACAAAGGCCTGGACATCTCCTACAACATGTCAGACAACAGGACCTGGACAGGGCTCACACAGGCCTTGCGGCACTTTCTGGCAG GCTACTCGCCTGCAGCCCAGGAGGACAACATCAACTGCACGTCCGAGAGGTACTTCTTCCAGGAGCGCTTCCTGGCCCCGAACCACACCAAGTTCTCCTGCAAGTTCACAGCGGACATGCTGCAGAATTGCTCCGGCCAGCCTGACCCCACCTTCGGTTTTGCAGAGGGAAAACCGTGCTTCATTATCAAGATGAACAGG ATCGTCAAGTTTCTCCCCGGCAACAGCACGGCCCCCAGGGTGGACTGTGCCTTCCTG GACCAGCACCGGGACGCCCCGGCTCTGCAGGTGGAGTACTTCCCGCCCAACGGCTCCTACAGCCTGCACTACTTCCCCTACTACGGAAAGAAGGCCCAG CCCCACTACAGCAACCCGCTGGTGGCCGCAAAGCTCCTCAACGTCCCCAAGAACAAGGAGGTGGTTGTCGTGTGCAAGATCCTGGCGGAGCACGTGACCTTCGACAACCCCCACGACCCCTACGAGGGGAAGGTGGAGTTCAAGCTGACAATCCAGAAGTAG
- the TFDP1 gene encoding transcription factor Dp-1: protein MAKDAGLIEANGELKVFIDQNLSPGKGVVSLVAVHPSTVNSLGKQLLPKTFGQSNVNITQQVVIGTPQRPAAPNTIVVGSPHTPNTHFVSQNQPSDPSPWSAGKRNRKGEKNGKGLRHFSMKVCEKVQRKGTTSYNEVADELVAEFSAADSHILPSESAYDQKNIRRRVYDALNVLMAMNIISKEKKEIKWIGLPTNSAQECQSLEVERQRRLERIKQKQSQLQELILQQIAFKNLVQRNRQVEQQASRPPPPNSVIHLPFIIVNTSKKTVIDCSISNDKFEYLFNFDNTFEIHDDIEVLKRMGMACGLESGSCSPEDLRVARSLVPKALEPYVTEMAQGSLGGVFVASAVSTSNGTRLSASDLANGADGALATSSSGSQYSGSRVETPVSCVGEDDEDDEDFNENEEED, encoded by the exons GCCGGTCTAATTGAAGCCAACGGGGAACTCAAGGTCTTCATAGACCAGAACCTCAGTCCTGGGAAAG GAGTGGTGTCCCTGGTTGCCGTCCACCCCTCCACAGTGAACTCTCTCGGGAAGCAGCTCCTGCCAAAGACCTTTGGACAGTCCAACGTCAACATCACTCAGCAAGTG GTAATTGGTACGCCTCAGAGACCTGCAGCGCCAAACACTATCGTggtgggaagcccacacacccctAACACTCACTTTGTCTCCCAGAACCAGCCTTCAGACCCCTCACCTTGGTCTGCCGG GAAGCGCAACCGGAAAGGAGAGAAGAACGGGAAGGGGCTGCGGCACTTCTCCATGAAGGTGTGCGAGAAGGTGCAGCGCAAAGGGACCACGTCCTACAACGAGGTGGCCGACGAGCTGGTGGCTGAGTTCAGCGCAGCCGACagccacatcctgcccagtgagtcG GCCTACGATCAGAAGAACATCCGGAGGCGTGTGTACGACGCGCTGAATGTGCTCATGGCGATGAACATCATCTccaaggagaagaaggagatcaAGTGGATCGGCTTGCCCACCAACTCCGCCCAGGAGTGCCAGAGCCTGGAG gtggagagacagagaaggctggaaagaataaaacagaaacagtcacagCTTCAGGAGCTCATCCTGCAG CAAATCGCCTTCAAGAACCTGGTGCAGAGGAACCGCCAGGTGGAGCAGCAGGCCAGCCGGCCGCCCCCGCCCAACTCTGTCATCCACCTGCCTTTCATCATCGTGAACACCAGCAAGAAGACGGTCATCGACTGCAGCATCTCCAACGACAA GTTTGAGTACCTGTTCAATTTCGACAACACGTTTGAGATCCATGACGACATCGAGGTGCTGAAGCGCATGGGCATGGCCTGCGGGCTGGAGTCCGGGAGCTGCTCCCCCGAGGACCTGAGGGTGGCCAGGAGCTTGGTGCCGAAGGCGCTGGAGCCTTACGTGACAG AGATGGCTCAGGGATCCCTCGGCGGTGTGTTTGTCGCGTCGGCAGTGTCGACCTCTAACGGCACGCGGCTGTCTGCCAG CGACCTGGCCAACGGCGCGGACGGGGCACTGGCCACGAGCTCTAGCGGGTCGCAGTACAGCGGGTCCCGGGTGGAGACGCCAGTGTCGTGCGTCGGTGAGGACGACGAAGACGACGAGGACTTCAACGAGAATGAGGAGGAGGACTGA